Part of the Flavobacterium alkalisoli genome is shown below.
TTGTAGAAAAGACACCAACCGAGGTAGTTATAGACTGCAACGGGGTTGGGTATCAGGTTAATATTTCCCTGCACACCTTTTCTCTTTTGCCCGATTCGGAAAATATTAAACTTTATACTTTTTTACAGATAAAGGAGGATGCACATACGCTTTTCGGTTTTATGGAAAAAGCCGAAAGGGAGTTGTTTAAGTTTCTTATTTCTGTTTCAGGGGTAGGGGCAGGTACGGCACGTACTATGCTTTCATCATTGGAGCCAAAACAAATAATACAGGCCATTGCTTCGGGCGATGTTGTCACCATACAGTCTATAAAAGGTATTGGTGTAAAAACAGCCCAAAGGGTAATACTTGATCTTAAGGACAAAGTGTTAAAAGTGTATGATTTGGAGGAAGTTTCAGTTTCGGGCTACAATACAAACAAAGATGAAGCGTTATCTGCGTTAGAGGTCTTAGGATTTAATAAAAAGGCCGCAGAAAAAGTTGTAGAGAAAATTGTTAGGGAGAATCCGGGTGTGACTGTTGAAACAATTATCAAACAAGCATTAAAAAACTTATAGTCCTTGAAAACAGAATACTCTAAAGATTTTTATATAAAGTTAAAACTGGCTGTTTCGGTATTGTTTTTATTTTTCAGCGTTACCGCGCAGGCTCAGGAAGATGAAGAAGATAACGAAAAGCAGGATACGCTTACCGGTTATAGTACCGGGAGGGTAGAGCTTGATAATCCTAAGAGTATAGTAGAGGCCTATACCTATGATCCTGTAACCGACAGATACATATACACAGAAGATTTTGAAGGGTTTAATATTACTTACCCTATAATACTTACACCGGAAGAGTATAATGAACTTGTACTTCGCGAATCCATGCGTGAGTATTATCAGCAAAAGTCTAAGGCGCTTGACGGTAAAGGTACCGAGGAGGAGCAGAAGGACCTCTTGCCAAGATATTATGTAAACTCCAAGTTTTTTGAAACTGTTTTTGGTGGTAATACCATAGATATTAAACCGCAGGGTTCGGTAGAGCTTGATTTGGGTGTAAGATATACCAAACAGGATAACCCGTCTCTGTCTCCGCGTAACCGCAAAACCTTTACTTTTGATTTTGATCAGCGTATAAGCATGAGCCTTCAGGGTAAAGTAGGTACAAGGCTTGGTGTTACGGCTAACTATGATACCGAATCTACTTTTGCTTTTCAAAACCTTATTAAATTAGAGTATACGCCTGATGAGGATGATATTATCCAGAAAATAGAAGTAGGTAATGTTAGCTTCCCGCTATCCAACTCATTGGTTAGGGGTGCGCAAAGTCTTTTTGGTGTTAAGGCTATGTTCCAGTTTGGAAAAACCAGTATAACAGGTATCTATTCTGAACAGAAATCACAAACAAAAACGATAACAGCACAGGGAGGTGACCTTATACAGGATTTTAATTTCTTCGCTTTAGAATATGATAGCGATAAGCACTTCTTCCTTTCTCAGTGGTTTAGAAATAACTATGACAGATCGTTAGAACAGTATCCTTTAATTACAAGCCGTGTTCAGATTACCCGTGTGGAAGTTTGGGTTACAAACAGGCAAAACAGGATAAATGCTCAGGAAAATAACTCAAGAAACTTAATTGCGATACAGGATTTAGGTGAGTCACAACTAACAAGTACTTATGACGGATCTGATATTACAGATCAGGCTGTAGGTTTTGCAGATGTGGTTAATCCCGGGCAATTCTTCCTTCAACCGGTTAACTCTTATCCGGATAACGGAAACAACGGTTTAGACCCTGCATTGGTAGGTAATGGTAGTTTGTATTTAGATCCTAATATTCGCGAGATTGTTACTTTAAGCAACAATAGTTTTACAAACGGACTTAATGCAAACGAGGGGCGTGACTATGCTAAATTGGAAAATGCAAGAAAACTTACTTCAAACGAGTTTACTTTTCATCCGCAGTTAGGTTACATTTCCCTTAATCAAAAACTTAATAATGACGAAGTACTTGCTGTTGCTTTCCAGTATACGGTAGGTAGTGATGTGTATCAGGTAGGTGAATTTGCAACAGACAGTGCAGATGCCACTACAGTTACAGAATCAGGTAATCCTGGCGAGCAGCCTGCTGTAAGTACAAAGAGTCTTATATTAAAACTACTTAAGAGTAGTTTGGTAAATGTAAACGAGCCAACATGGGATTTGATGATGAAAAACATTTATCAGATTCCGGGTGGTTATCAGTTAACTCAGGAAGATTTCAGGTTTAATATCCTTTATACCGACCCTTCTCCATTAAACTACATCACCCCTGCAACTGATGCAGGAGGCAACGTGATTGATCCGTTTCCTGTTGATGAGGAAGTAGCGGAAACACCGCTTTTAAGAGTGTTTAATTTAGACAGGCTTAGTTATGCTAACGACCCGCAACCGGGTGGTGACGGTTTCTTTGACTTTTACCCCGGTATTACCATAGATCCGCAAAACGGGCGACTTATATTTACTACGGTTGAGCCTTTCGGTAGGCACCTTTTTGAAAAATTAAGGCTTGAAAATACCGAGAATTATAGTGAGACAGGAGGAACTTCTTCTTTTAATGCCAACCAGCAGAAATATGTATTCCGAAGAATGTATAACAGTACTCAGGCTGATGCATTACAGGAAGCCGAAAAGAATAAATTCCAATTAAGGGGTAAATTCAAATCCAGCGGTGGTGGGGGTATTCCTTTAGGGGCATTTAATGTTCCTCAGGGATCTGTAGTTGTAACTGCAGGTGGTAGGGTACTTGTTGAAGGTGTAGATTATACCGTAAACTATCAGTTGGGTAGGGTAGATATCTTAGATCCTTCGCTGCTTAACTCAAACCAACAGATAGAAGTGTCATTAGAAAACAATGCTGTTTTTGGTCAGCAAACACGTCGTTTTGCAGGTTTCTATCTTGAGCACAAGTTTACCGATAAGTTCCTTGTTGGTGCTTCGATGTTAAATATGGCAGAAAGGCCATTTACTACAAAATCAAATTACGGACAGGAGTCTGTTAACAATACTATTTTCGGTTTAAATACTACTTATTCTACAGAGGTGCCTTTCTTTACCCGTTTGGTAAATAAACTTCCTAACGTAGATACTGATGTGCCGTCTAATTTATCGGTAAGGGCAGAAATCGCTTACCTTCAGCCGGGAGCATCAAAGGCAGACCAGTTTAATAGTGAGCCTACAACTTATGTAGACGATTTTGAAGGGTCGCAAACTACTATAGATATGCGTTCGCCGCAGGCGTGGTCGCTTTCAAGTGCTCCTCTTACGGTATTTCCGGGTAATGCGCCTCCTGTAGACGATCTGTCTTATGGTTATCAAAGAGGTAAGCTGGCATGGTATACCATAGATCCTACCTTCTTTACTAATCAGCGTCCGACAAGTATCAATGATGACGATTTGTCTTCTAACAGAACAAGACGTGTTTATTATAATGAGCTTTATCCGGTGACCGATGTAGCTCCGGGACAAACTACGGTAGTAAATACGTTAGACTTAAGTTACTTTCCTCAGGAAAGGGGGCCTTATAACTACAACCCTGCAGCTGCTGCAACAGACAGTTTTACCGAACTGCAGGCAGAAGATAACTGGGCAGGTATTATGAGGGCGATAACCTCTACCAACTTTGAGCAGAATAACGTAGAATATATTCAGTTTTGGATAATGGATCCTTATTCAGGGCATGACGGAGATTTTGCTGATCCGGATAATACAGGTTTCCTTGAGATTAACTTAGGGGAAATATCTGAAGATATATTAAAAGATAACAGAAAGCAATACGAAAACGGACTTCCGGGTGTGGGTAGTACTCAACCTACTTTTACATCTAACTGGAGTAAGGTGCCGGTGTCGCAATCGCTTATTTATGCGTTTGATACCGATACGGCTAACAGGGCTTTACAGGATGTGGGTCTGGATGGTTTAACGGATGCGGAAGAAGCTGCAAAATATGCTGCACAGGGGTATGGAGGATATGCCGACCCTGCAGCTGATAATTACCAGTTTTTCCTTGATGCTGACGGCGACGTTATTAACAGATATAAAAATTACAATGGGGTTGAAGGAAACTCTCCGGTAGATGTAACAAACAATACCAGAGGTTCTACAACAATGCCTGATACCGAGGATATCAACAGGGATAATACAATGAATACCATTGATGCTTATTACAGGTATAGAATTCCTATTGAGCCTAACGTTCAGCCAGGTCAGGGCTATGTGGTAGATGCAAGGCCATTTACGGTTGATGTGCCGGGTAATAATGGTACAAATGCAGAAACTACAGCAACTGGTAGGTGGCTACAATATAAAATACCTGTTTTGGTTCCTGATGATACAGATGAGGAATATGCTGTAGGAGGTATATCGAGTACACGTTCCATCCGTTTTATGAGGATGTTTGTTACTGGGTTTAAAAGAGAAATAACACTTCGTTTTGGTGCTCTTGACCTTGTTAGGGGAGAGTGGAGAAGATATACTGGACAATTTGATAAGACTACCGATCCTGATGGTAACCCTGCCGATCCGGGTACAGGTTTTGACGTAGTTTCGTTAAGTGTTCAGGAAAACGGGCAGCGTACACCAATTCCTTATGTGTCGCCTCCGGGTGTAATAAGGGAGCAGCTTTATACTAATAATGCTGTTATCAATCAAAATGAGCAGGCACTGTCTTTAAGAGTATATTCCAATCAGGGGGCAGGAACCGATGACGGTTTAGAGCCTGGTGATTCGCGTGCAGTATTCAAGAACGTGAACGTGGATATGCGTCAGTTCAAAAAAATAAGAATGTTCCTTCATGCGGAGCCACTTACTCTTGATGGTGCTAATCCTGAGTCGGGAGCTGTGCAAAATGGCGAAATGAAGGCTTTCATTAGGTTCGGTAATGACTTTACCGATAACTATTACCAGATTGAGACTGTCTTAGATTTGACAGCTTTAGGAGCAGTTTTGCCGGAAGATGTATGGCTGGAGCAAAATGAGATAAACCTGCCTTTGGAGATATTAACACAGGTGAAGATTTTAGCCTATCAGGGAGCATTACCAATTGACGATGAAGGGGCAAGCTATGCAGATGTTAGTACACTGGATGCATCGTTGGGAGACAGGATGACCGTAAGGATTAAAGGTAACCCTAACTTTGGTTTGGTAAGGACTTTAATGGTGGGTATTAAAAACGGATATGATGTTGGAGAGCCGGGAGCAAGAAAATTGAGAGGAGAAGTTTGGTTTAATGAGCTTCGCCTTTCGGATATGGATAGTAAAGGAGGTATGGCCGGTTTGGCAAATATGGATACCAACTTTGCTGATTTTGCAACACTTTCTGCAACGGGTAGGGTAAGTACTGTAGGTTTTGGTTCGATAGAACAGGGGCCAAACGAGCGTAGCAGGGAAGATGCCAAACAGTATAACATTGTAACCAATGTTAATGTTGGTAAGCTTTTACCTAAAAAATGGGGTATTAACCTGCCATTTAACTACGGTGTGGGAGAAGAAATTATTACTCCGGAGTACGACCCATACCAGCAGGATGTTAAGTTGGATCAGATGATTGATCTGGCAGAGACACAGGAGGAAAAAGACAATATACGAAACAGGGCTATTGACTATACAAAAACTAAGAGTATTAACTTTATAGGGGTTAAAAAAGAAAGGTCTCCGGAACAGAAACCGCATATTTATGATCCTGAAAATATAACATTATCTTATTCTTATAACCAGATAGATCATCATGATTATGAGATTGAAAACATGCTTGATCAAAGGGTGAGAACTTCGGCAGACTATAATTATTCTTTCAGCGCTAAACCTGTTGAGCCTTTTGCTAAAAACAAGATGATGAGCAAAAGCAGATATTGGAAAATATTACAGGATTTCAATTTTAATTATGTTCCGTCAAACATATCTTTCAGTACTAACATATTAAGGCAGTTTAACAGGCAGGAGTTCAGGAACGTGGATGTTGAAGGTATTCCTATTAATCCGTTGTACAGAAGAAACTATTTCTTTGACTATCAGTATGGTTTTAATTATATTCTTTCTAAAGGACTTAAATTTAATTATAGAGCAGCAACAAGTAATATTGTAAGAAACTATCTTGATGAAGATGGCGCGCCTATAGATGAGCTAACTGTTTGGGATGGTTTCTGGGATCCGGGTACTGCTAATACCCATATGCAGCAGTTAACCATGAACTACGATATTCCTATTAATAAGATACCAACGTTTTCTTTTATTAAGTCGACTTATACCTATACGTCTAATTTCAACTGGCAGCGTTCTAACGATGCATTACGTTATTATACTCCTCCTGATGAGAATATAACGTATGACTTAGGTAATACCATTCAAAACTCCAGTGAGCATAAGCTGAACACCGTTTTTGCTATGGATGATTTTTATAAGTATATAGGTTTAACCAAGAAAAAGCCTGCCAAGAATGCTAAGCCTCAGGCGCCAAAACCGGGTCAGAAAATCACCAGTAACGAGAAACCTGCCAGTGATGGTAATATGTTTGTAAACGGGCTTATAGGTGTTGTGACAAGTGTGAAAAATATTGGTGTTGACTATAGGCAAAATGAAGGTACATTGTTACCGGGTTATACGCAGGGTATTGGTTTCTTTGGAACAAGTAAGCCGGGTATTGATTATATATTTGGAGGGCAGGGTAATATTGCTGCTCAAATGGGTGCAGATGGTAACCTTACCACTTATAGGGATTATAACCAAAACTTTACCAGGACAAGAACAGAGGTGCTTAGAATGACAGCTGCTATCAGTCTTTTCCCTGATTTGAATATAGACCTTAATGCCGACCGATCTTATTCAAGAAACAGTTCTGAACAGTATTTTGTAGATCAAACTAGCGGAAGTCCTGTATACACACCTGAATCGCCATATAATATGGGTAATATGCAGATGACTACTATCCTTATTAAAACGGCATTTAGCAGGAGTGATGTAAACGGATCGGAAGCATTTGACCAAATGCGTGAAAACAGGCTTATAATAGCCAACAGGCTTGCTGAAGATTTTTATGGTTCAGCAGGTATTCCAAGATATAATGTGCCGGGTGAAGACATTAACGCCGGAAGTGATTACAGTGCGGCTAATGCCGGTTATCCTGTAGGCTTTGGTAAAAATACTCAGGCAGTATTATTGCCGTCGTTCCTTTCAGCTTATTCAGGTAAAGATGCGGCAGATATTAAAACCAGTCCGTTTAGGGATGTTCCGCTGCCAAACTGGATTGTTAAATATACAGGGTTAATGCGTTATAAATATTTTAAAGAAAGGTTTAAGCGTTTCTCATTACAGCATGGCTATATTGCCAGGTATAATATTAACTCTTACCGTACTAATTTAGATTATGCAAATACGCCTGTTGATGCTAATGGTGATTTTGCTAACCAGATTATTATATCTAATGTTAACCTTAGTGAGCAGTTTAATCCTCTTATCCGTATTGATATGGAGATGAAAAACTCTATTAAAATACTTGCCGAGATTAAAAAAGACCGTACGCTTAACATGAGTTTTGATAACAGTTTGCTTACAGAGGTTAGGGGTAATGAATATACCTTAGGTTTAGGTTACCGTATTAAGGATGTAACCATAACTTCGAGCCTTGCAGATAATCCTACGAATGTTATTAAGAGTGATATAAACCTTAAGGGAGACTTTACTTTAAGAAAGAATGAGACGATAGTGCGTTATCTTGATTATGATAACAATCAGCTTGGTGGTGGGCAAAATATATGGTCGTTTAAGTTTACTGCCGATTATTCTTTCAGCAAAAACCTTACGGCAATATTCTATTATGACCATTCATTCTCTAAGGCGGTAATATCTACAGCTTATCCGTTAACAAACATACGTTCAGGATTTACGCTTAGGTATAATTTTGGAAATTAATAAAAAAACATTTTATAATTATTTTTATAAGGCATACATTTGCTAAAAATATAAACGAACATGAATATTCCGGCAAATTTAAAGTACACAAAAGACCACGAGTGGGTTAAAATAGAAGGTGACGTAGCTACTGTAGGTATTACAGATTTTGCTCAAAAAGAACTTGGTGATATTGTTTATGTAGAAGTTGAGACCCTAGACCAGACTCTTGATAAAGATGAAGTTTTTGGTACAGTTGAAGCTGTTAAAACAGTATCTGACCTGTTTTTACCTTTATCAGGTGAAATTGTTGAGTTTAATGAAGCTCTTGAAACGGCTCCTGAAACAGTAAATACTGATGCTTATGGCGACGGTTGGATGATTAAAGTAAAAATCGCTAACATGGACGAGGTAAGTGAACTGCTGGATAGCGAACAATATAAAGAGTTAATTGGCGCATAATAAAGCTCTTTGGGGTGCGGTTTTGTGGATGTTGCTTATTGCAGTATTCTGCCTTATTACTGCTAATACTTTTAGTAGTTTTGAAAGATTTCCGATACCTTATAAAGACAAGATAGTTCATTTTACTTTTTATTTTGTGCTGGTGCTTTTATGGAATATTTCTTTAAAGCATCTTAACAATAAGAGGAAATTAAGGCTTTACGTTTTTCTTGGTGCTGTTTTTTACGGAGTGCTTATAGAAATATTTCAAAAGTTTTTTACTCTTACAAGAAGTTTTGACTTTTCTGATATAGCTGCTAATACATTGGGTGCATTTTTAGGGACTCTTGTAATATGGCAACTAAATAGAAATAAAGAATAATTATAATCCCGCTAAAGCGGGATTATTTGTTTTAATACCTTATGTATTTTCCGGTTTAAGAAATAAAAAAAAGCCTTCCGTTATAGAAGGCCTTCTTTTTTCATAGCAAATTTTCCCAATTTTCCTTTTCATACAGACTGTGAGAAACTGTTCAGTCGTATATCTATATAGATGCATGTTTATATGAAAAGGTTGCGTTGGGTATGAAAAAAAATAGGTATTTTGTTCTTTTTAACATTTTGCTGTGTAAATGTTTAATTAATTTGATTTTTTTTAACGTTAATTTTTTTTGGTTAGATTTAAGTATCTAACTAAAAAATTATTAATATGAAGAAAATTCATTTAAAGCTGTCGTTACTTTTAATGACAGGTGTCTTAATGGGGGGGGCAGCTATGCTAACTTCCTGTGAAAAAGAAGAATCTGTAGCTTATGCAGAAGATGCTGCAGATGTATCTTTAGAATTAAAAGCATTTAGAGAAGCTATTTTGGTTTCTGCAAAATTACCACATGATTTTTCTTTGAGTAAAGAAGAGTCAATAAACCGTAACGTAAGCTTACTTATTGATGAAGCCCGCGCTCTTATTTATGCTACTGGTATTTCGCAAACGGAATTAGACAAACTGTGTTCTAATGATGCAGATATTGTGAAATATGCAATGGATATTTATTTAAAAGAAAGTCAAAAACAATTTAATTAGGTAATACTTATGAAAAAGATATTTTTAACATTGCTTCTGCTTTTGAGTTTAATAGGTTATGCTCAAAAACCAATCTACATACAGAACATGACAAGTATTTCGGCGAGTATTTATATTGAGGCTACCGGAAGTCAGATGCCAGGTTGTGCTACTAAAGTTAGTACTACCTTAACTCTTTTGGCTGGTACTTCAGTTTCTTTAAACAGTTTTAATAGTGCGCCTTCTAATATGTGGCAGCTAGGTGGTACTACATATACAAATGCACAGGCTACAGGTATGTATGGACTGGCGCAATGGGAATATGTTA
Proteins encoded:
- the gcvH gene encoding glycine cleavage system protein GcvH; the protein is MNIPANLKYTKDHEWVKIEGDVATVGITDFAQKELGDIVYVEVETLDQTLDKDEVFGTVEAVKTVSDLFLPLSGEIVEFNEALETAPETVNTDAYGDGWMIKVKIANMDEVSELLDSEQYKELIGA
- the ruvA gene encoding Holliday junction branch migration protein RuvA; the protein is MIAHLQGRLVEKTPTEVVIDCNGVGYQVNISLHTFSLLPDSENIKLYTFLQIKEDAHTLFGFMEKAERELFKFLISVSGVGAGTARTMLSSLEPKQIIQAIASGDVVTIQSIKGIGVKTAQRVILDLKDKVLKVYDLEEVSVSGYNTNKDEALSALEVLGFNKKAAEKVVEKIVRENPGVTVETIIKQALKNL
- a CDS encoding VanZ family protein translates to MAHNKALWGAVLWMLLIAVFCLITANTFSSFERFPIPYKDKIVHFTFYFVLVLLWNISLKHLNNKRKLRLYVFLGAVFYGVLIEIFQKFFTLTRSFDFSDIAANTLGAFLGTLVIWQLNRNKE
- the sov gene encoding T9SS outer membrane translocon Sov/SprA; amino-acid sequence: MKTEYSKDFYIKLKLAVSVLFLFFSVTAQAQEDEEDNEKQDTLTGYSTGRVELDNPKSIVEAYTYDPVTDRYIYTEDFEGFNITYPIILTPEEYNELVLRESMREYYQQKSKALDGKGTEEEQKDLLPRYYVNSKFFETVFGGNTIDIKPQGSVELDLGVRYTKQDNPSLSPRNRKTFTFDFDQRISMSLQGKVGTRLGVTANYDTESTFAFQNLIKLEYTPDEDDIIQKIEVGNVSFPLSNSLVRGAQSLFGVKAMFQFGKTSITGIYSEQKSQTKTITAQGGDLIQDFNFFALEYDSDKHFFLSQWFRNNYDRSLEQYPLITSRVQITRVEVWVTNRQNRINAQENNSRNLIAIQDLGESQLTSTYDGSDITDQAVGFADVVNPGQFFLQPVNSYPDNGNNGLDPALVGNGSLYLDPNIREIVTLSNNSFTNGLNANEGRDYAKLENARKLTSNEFTFHPQLGYISLNQKLNNDEVLAVAFQYTVGSDVYQVGEFATDSADATTVTESGNPGEQPAVSTKSLILKLLKSSLVNVNEPTWDLMMKNIYQIPGGYQLTQEDFRFNILYTDPSPLNYITPATDAGGNVIDPFPVDEEVAETPLLRVFNLDRLSYANDPQPGGDGFFDFYPGITIDPQNGRLIFTTVEPFGRHLFEKLRLENTENYSETGGTSSFNANQQKYVFRRMYNSTQADALQEAEKNKFQLRGKFKSSGGGGIPLGAFNVPQGSVVVTAGGRVLVEGVDYTVNYQLGRVDILDPSLLNSNQQIEVSLENNAVFGQQTRRFAGFYLEHKFTDKFLVGASMLNMAERPFTTKSNYGQESVNNTIFGLNTTYSTEVPFFTRLVNKLPNVDTDVPSNLSVRAEIAYLQPGASKADQFNSEPTTYVDDFEGSQTTIDMRSPQAWSLSSAPLTVFPGNAPPVDDLSYGYQRGKLAWYTIDPTFFTNQRPTSINDDDLSSNRTRRVYYNELYPVTDVAPGQTTVVNTLDLSYFPQERGPYNYNPAAAATDSFTELQAEDNWAGIMRAITSTNFEQNNVEYIQFWIMDPYSGHDGDFADPDNTGFLEINLGEISEDILKDNRKQYENGLPGVGSTQPTFTSNWSKVPVSQSLIYAFDTDTANRALQDVGLDGLTDAEEAAKYAAQGYGGYADPAADNYQFFLDADGDVINRYKNYNGVEGNSPVDVTNNTRGSTTMPDTEDINRDNTMNTIDAYYRYRIPIEPNVQPGQGYVVDARPFTVDVPGNNGTNAETTATGRWLQYKIPVLVPDDTDEEYAVGGISSTRSIRFMRMFVTGFKREITLRFGALDLVRGEWRRYTGQFDKTTDPDGNPADPGTGFDVVSLSVQENGQRTPIPYVSPPGVIREQLYTNNAVINQNEQALSLRVYSNQGAGTDDGLEPGDSRAVFKNVNVDMRQFKKIRMFLHAEPLTLDGANPESGAVQNGEMKAFIRFGNDFTDNYYQIETVLDLTALGAVLPEDVWLEQNEINLPLEILTQVKILAYQGALPIDDEGASYADVSTLDASLGDRMTVRIKGNPNFGLVRTLMVGIKNGYDVGEPGARKLRGEVWFNELRLSDMDSKGGMAGLANMDTNFADFATLSATGRVSTVGFGSIEQGPNERSREDAKQYNIVTNVNVGKLLPKKWGINLPFNYGVGEEIITPEYDPYQQDVKLDQMIDLAETQEEKDNIRNRAIDYTKTKSINFIGVKKERSPEQKPHIYDPENITLSYSYNQIDHHDYEIENMLDQRVRTSADYNYSFSAKPVEPFAKNKMMSKSRYWKILQDFNFNYVPSNISFSTNILRQFNRQEFRNVDVEGIPINPLYRRNYFFDYQYGFNYILSKGLKFNYRAATSNIVRNYLDEDGAPIDELTVWDGFWDPGTANTHMQQLTMNYDIPINKIPTFSFIKSTYTYTSNFNWQRSNDALRYYTPPDENITYDLGNTIQNSSEHKLNTVFAMDDFYKYIGLTKKKPAKNAKPQAPKPGQKITSNEKPASDGNMFVNGLIGVVTSVKNIGVDYRQNEGTLLPGYTQGIGFFGTSKPGIDYIFGGQGNIAAQMGADGNLTTYRDYNQNFTRTRTEVLRMTAAISLFPDLNIDLNADRSYSRNSSEQYFVDQTSGSPVYTPESPYNMGNMQMTTILIKTAFSRSDVNGSEAFDQMRENRLIIANRLAEDFYGSAGIPRYNVPGEDINAGSDYSAANAGYPVGFGKNTQAVLLPSFLSAYSGKDAADIKTSPFRDVPLPNWIVKYTGLMRYKYFKERFKRFSLQHGYIARYNINSYRTNLDYANTPVDANGDFANQIIISNVNLSEQFNPLIRIDMEMKNSIKILAEIKKDRTLNMSFDNSLLTEVRGNEYTLGLGYRIKDVTITSSLADNPTNVIKSDINLKGDFTLRKNETIVRYLDYDNNQLGGGQNIWSFKFTADYSFSKNLTAIFYYDHSFSKAVISTAYPLTNIRSGFTLRYNFGN